The window CACGCCTCTCGGGACTCAGATGTTGTCCGCCTCCGTGGACTGGCGCCGGCGCGTCTGGGTTCCGGTGGTGCCCCAGCGCCAATTCTGAATCGCTGGCATGTCCTCGCCGTACTTGCAAATGTATTGCTCGTGCTCGATGAGCCGGTCCCGGATGGCCTGCTTGAAGTAGGCGGCGCGGGGACCGAGGCCGGGAACGCGATCGATCACGTCCTGCGCCAGGTGGAAGCGATCCAATTCGTTGCACACCGCCATGTCGAAGGGCGTGGTCGTCGTGCCTTCCTCTTTGTAACCGCGGACGTGCAGGTTCTTGTGGTTCGTGCGCCTGTAGGTGAGCCGGTGGATGAGCCATGGGTAGCCATGGAAGGCGAAGATGATCGGCTTGTCCTTGGTGAAGAGAACGTCGAAGTCCGGGTGGGAAAGACCGTGAGGGTGTTCTTCCGCGGTCTGCAAAGTCATCAAGTCCACCACGTTGATCACGCGCACCTTGAGCTCCGGCAGGTGCCGGCGCATGAGGTCGACGGCGGCCAGTGTTTCCAGCGTCGGCACGTCACCGCAGCAAGCCATGACGACATCGGGCTCGCCGCTCTGGTCGTTGCTCGCCCAATCCCAGATGCCCACTCCGGCGGTGCAGTGCTTCACCGCCTGGTCCATGTTCAGCCACTGTGGGGCCGGTTGCTTGCCGGCAACGACCACGTTGACGTAGTTGCGGCTGCGCAGGCAGTGGTCGGTGACGCTGAGTAGGCAGTTGGCGTCGGGGGGCAAGTAAACTCGTACTACCTCTGCCTTCTTGTTCATCACGTGATCGATGAAACCCGGATCTTGATGACTGAAGCCGTTGTGGTCCTGCCGCCAGACGTGGCTCGACAGCAGATAGTTGAGCGAAGCGATGGGGCGCCGCCAGGGGATGTGGTTGCACACCTTCAACCACTTGGCGTGTTGATTGAACATGGAGTCGACGAT of the Candidatus Krumholzibacteriia bacterium genome contains:
- a CDS encoding phosphoketolase family protein, producing the protein HQKMAATLDSIAEEIAHLRRAARNGNRPSRPRWPMIILRTPKGWTCPKAIDGKTTEGSWRSHQVPMGEMHENPAHVKLLEKWLRSYRPEELFDASGRLRTEVAALAPQGQRRMGANPHANGGLLLRDLRLPDFRRYAVEVSQPGATSAEATRVMGQYLRDVMKINMEARNFRLFSPDENNSNRWQDVLQVTKRAWNAEILPDDDALAPDGRVMEMLSEHQCQGWLEGYLLTGRHGFFSCYEAFIHIVDSMFNQHAKWLKVCNHIPWRRPIASLNYLLSSHVWRQDHNGFSHQDPGFIDHVMNKKAEVVRVYLPPDANCLLSVTDHCLRSRNYVNVVVAGKQPAPQWLNMDQAVKHCTAGVGIWDWASNDQSGEPDVVMACCGDVPTLETLAAVDLMRRHLPELKVRVINVVDLMTLQTAEEHPHGLSHPDFDVLFTKDKPIIFAFHGYPWLIHRLTYRRTNHKNLHVRGYKEEGTTTTPFDMAVCNELDRFHLAQDVIDRVPGLGPRAAYFKQAIRDRLIEHEQYICKYGEDMPAIQNWRWGTTGTQTRRRQSTEADNI